From Halapricum desulfuricans, a single genomic window includes:
- a CDS encoding DUF5788 family protein: protein MQEYQRKQLLERVEREGATVGTAIPEEIDVQEETIDLRSFVFEIKRRETVPPGEHERVEQAKRNLRRERRKRRRRLESESISYQEGERLTEAIVGIDRALEALESLGPSDIESEKQAKEAADQKRWMTFLKQALGRDETGGAGPRGGTDGSRDSHGGRR, encoded by the coding sequence GTGCAAGAGTACCAGCGCAAGCAACTGCTCGAACGCGTCGAGCGCGAGGGGGCGACGGTCGGGACCGCCATCCCCGAGGAGATCGACGTCCAGGAAGAGACGATCGACCTCCGATCGTTCGTCTTCGAGATCAAGCGCCGGGAGACGGTCCCGCCCGGCGAGCACGAGCGCGTCGAGCAGGCAAAGCGCAACCTCCGACGCGAACGCCGAAAGCGCCGTCGGCGTCTCGAATCGGAATCGATCTCCTATCAGGAGGGTGAGCGACTCACGGAGGCGATCGTCGGGATCGACCGTGCGCTGGAGGCGCTGGAGTCGCTGGGGCCGTCGGACATCGAAAGCGAAAAGCAAGCAAAGGAAGCGGCCGATCAGAAACGATGGATGACGTTTCTCAAGCAGGCGCTGGGTCGCGATGAGACGGGCGGCGCTGGACCACGCGGAGGGACAGACGGCAGCCGCGATTCACACGGAGGGAGACGATGA
- a CDS encoding metal-dependent hydrolase, translating to MNKRGHVLNAVLLSVGIGILVQPSGDLATVRMIAEVLVPVVLGALFPDVDTAFGKHRKTLHNLPVLAVVLAYPIYFSNLQYVWVGVLTHYVLDVFGSRRGLALFYPLWDEEFNIPLGVPVSSKWATPMMLTVTAFELVIGAGLIYATPPSVQAAAQQAIGL from the coding sequence ATGAACAAACGCGGGCACGTGCTGAACGCCGTCCTGTTGAGCGTCGGAATCGGGATTCTGGTCCAGCCGAGCGGTGACCTTGCGACCGTTCGGATGATCGCGGAAGTGCTCGTCCCGGTGGTGCTCGGGGCGCTGTTCCCGGACGTGGATACGGCGTTCGGGAAGCACCGCAAGACGCTGCATAACTTGCCGGTGCTGGCGGTCGTGCTCGCGTATCCGATCTACTTCTCGAACTTGCAATACGTGTGGGTCGGCGTTCTCACGCATTACGTCCTCGACGTGTTCGGCAGTCGCCGCGGGCTCGCGCTGTTTTACCCGCTCTGGGACGAGGAGTTCAACATCCCGCTCGGCGTGCCCGTCAGCAGCAAGTGGGCGACGCCGATGATGCTCACAGTAACTGCCTTCGAGCTCGTCATCGGTGCCGGACTCATCTACGCCACCCCGCCATCGGTCCAGGCCGCCGCCCAACAGGCAATCGGCCTCTAG
- a CDS encoding ArsR/SmtB family transcription factor, whose product MPDLEDERFYEAHADFCSVCSNANRLKILDVLKNGEQYSVSDIERLTGISQSTVSQHLKLMRDRGIVTRERDGVNSYYAVADERIVDGVETIREVVREQVDK is encoded by the coding sequence ATGCCCGACCTGGAAGACGAGCGGTTCTACGAGGCGCACGCGGATTTCTGTAGCGTCTGCTCTAACGCGAATCGACTGAAGATCCTCGACGTGCTCAAGAACGGTGAGCAGTACTCTGTCTCCGATATCGAGCGTCTCACCGGCATCTCCCAATCGACGGTCTCCCAGCATCTCAAACTGATGCGTGATCGAGGAATCGTCACCCGCGAGCGCGACGGCGTGAACAGTTACTATGCCGTGGCCGACGAACGTATTGTCGACGGTGTCGAGACGATCCGAGAAGTCGTCCGAGAACAGGTAGACAAATAG
- a CDS encoding endonuclease V: MEPVYPEFVPDGSLARGEMEALQDDIAEAAVFEDDLDFDPDRVTIDRDSDQRPLADADPPVIAGVDQAFLEDDRAVSAAVALRAGEVIETATAVAETAIPYIPGLLSFREGNAVLAALQALSVTPDLTVVDGSGRIHFRQAGLATHVGVTLDHPTIGVAKNLLCGTPREPIPERLAEGERIPIEADEGVTAPDGTVIGYAYQSRQYDSGSTSINPLYVSPGHRISASTAVDVVARTCGGYKLPEPTRLADSLADEAKGTFE, encoded by the coding sequence ATGGAGCCCGTCTACCCGGAGTTCGTTCCGGACGGGAGCCTCGCACGTGGGGAGATGGAGGCCCTACAGGACGACATCGCCGAGGCGGCCGTCTTCGAGGACGACCTCGACTTCGATCCCGACCGCGTCACGATCGATCGGGACAGCGATCAGCGGCCGCTGGCCGACGCCGACCCGCCGGTCATCGCCGGCGTCGACCAGGCGTTTCTCGAAGACGACCGCGCTGTCAGCGCTGCCGTCGCGCTCCGCGCCGGCGAGGTGATCGAAACGGCTACGGCTGTCGCGGAGACGGCGATTCCCTACATCCCGGGACTGTTGAGTTTCCGGGAGGGCAACGCCGTCCTCGCGGCCCTGCAGGCGCTGTCAGTAACCCCGGATCTGACCGTCGTCGACGGCAGCGGTCGGATCCACTTCCGGCAGGCCGGACTGGCGACGCACGTTGGCGTCACGCTCGATCACCCGACAATCGGCGTCGCGAAGAACCTCCTCTGTGGCACCCCGCGAGAGCCGATCCCCGAGCGGTTGGCCGAGGGCGAACGGATTCCGATCGAGGCTGACGAGGGCGTGACCGCTCCGGACGGCACCGTGATCGGCTACGCCTACCAGAGCCGTCAGTACGACAGCGGCTCGACCAGCATCAACCCGCTGTACGTCAGTCCCGGTCATCGGATCAGCGCCTCGACAGCCGTCGACGTCGTCGCCCGGACCTGTGGGGGCTACAAACTCCCGGAGCCGACTCGACTGGCTGACTCGCTCGCAGACGAGGCCAAAGGAACGTTCGAGTGA
- a CDS encoding DUF7111 family protein has product MSASVTDNGITARYEETGTERLLTFEREGATAAIAQNIDGYAMLKVRPSADGDELERYYGFDMALDHAAELLGVAAHDLPVPEPAEDMGM; this is encoded by the coding sequence ATGAGTGCATCTGTCACCGACAACGGGATCACGGCCAGATACGAGGAAACCGGGACCGAGCGTCTGCTCACCTTCGAGCGCGAGGGGGCGACTGCCGCGATCGCGCAAAATATCGACGGCTACGCAATGTTGAAGGTGCGCCCGAGCGCCGACGGCGACGAACTCGAACGCTACTACGGGTTCGATATGGCGCTCGATCACGCCGCGGAACTGCTCGGCGTCGCCGCGCACGATCTGCCGGTCCCCGAACCGGCCGAGGACATGGGAATGTGA
- a CDS encoding DUF5797 family protein has protein sequence MSLEETAKRRLADIVALAPTKNGELQDRWDMDSGSEVHQYLESELKDYYYRNEDSLICATPEGRQLVEDAGLVEGTEDDQHVTVPPVQADILDVLAGPDEQTQSVVSVYHALGDAGHDYEVDDVRSALHSLVEKGVVERVRKTVPTFRLAVERSELEVEELDSS, from the coding sequence ATGAGCCTCGAGGAGACGGCGAAGCGACGCCTGGCCGATATCGTGGCGCTCGCGCCGACCAAGAACGGCGAACTCCAGGATCGGTGGGACATGGACAGCGGCAGCGAGGTCCATCAGTACCTCGAATCGGAACTGAAAGACTACTACTATCGCAACGAGGACAGCCTGATCTGCGCGACGCCCGAGGGCCGCCAACTCGTCGAAGACGCGGGCCTCGTCGAGGGGACCGAGGACGACCAGCACGTCACCGTGCCCCCCGTCCAGGCGGACATCCTCGACGTACTCGCCGGGCCGGACGAACAGACACAGAGCGTCGTCTCGGTCTACCACGCGCTGGGTGACGCCGGGCACGACTACGAGGTCGACGACGTCCGCTCGGCCCTGCACAGCCTCGTCGAGAAGGGCGTCGTCGAACGTGTCCGCAAGACCGTCCCCACCTTCCGTCTCGCTGTCGAGCGATCCGAACTCGAAGTCGAAGAACTCGACTCGAGCTGA
- a CDS encoding CinA family protein: MDSSKTTRDLAAQVRERLLDTGETLAVVETCTGGGVGRAVTAVPGASDYLDRVLVPYDYDALRTLTGVNRETLDDHGAVSEAATVELANAARDLADVTWGIANTGVAGPGGGSAEMPVGTAIIGVAYAAPWESGDSETSAERYRFDGDRNAVREQVVQQSLRDLLTAIDRERNE, from the coding sequence ATGGACTCCTCCAAGACGACGCGCGATCTGGCCGCGCAGGTTCGAGAGCGACTCCTCGACACAGGCGAAACACTCGCAGTCGTCGAGACCTGCACCGGCGGTGGCGTCGGCAGAGCGGTGACCGCCGTTCCGGGAGCCAGCGACTACCTCGACCGCGTGCTCGTCCCCTACGACTACGACGCCTTGCGCACGTTGACGGGCGTCAATCGCGAGACGCTCGACGACCACGGTGCCGTCAGCGAAGCCGCGACCGTCGAACTCGCGAACGCCGCCCGCGATCTGGCCGACGTGACGTGGGGAATCGCCAACACCGGCGTCGCCGGGCCCGGCGGCGGCTCAGCCGAGATGCCCGTCGGGACGGCCATCATCGGCGTCGCGTACGCCGCCCCCTGGGAGAGCGGCGACTCGGAAACGTCCGCCGAGCGCTATCGCTTCGACGGCGACCGCAACGCGGTCCGCGAGCAGGTCGTCCAACAGTCGCTGCGGGATCTCCTCACGGCCATAGACCGAGAGCGCAACGAGTGA
- a CDS encoding DUF7565 family protein yields MTSWECAIEGDGRTFDRVEDLIVHQATDHQRVECQVCGTVLPDGYFAIRHAFEEHSRAEYVRAYDATAKEVRERESIKETIESEADLREVVDRLEGGSSSF; encoded by the coding sequence ATGACCAGCTGGGAATGTGCGATTGAGGGCGACGGCCGAACGTTCGACCGGGTCGAAGATCTCATCGTCCACCAGGCGACAGATCATCAGCGCGTCGAATGTCAGGTCTGTGGCACAGTCCTGCCCGACGGCTATTTCGCGATCCGACACGCCTTCGAGGAGCACAGTCGCGCCGAATACGTCCGCGCGTACGACGCGACGGCGAAGGAGGTCCGCGAACGTGAAAGCATCAAGGAAACGATCGAGAGCGAGGCCGACCTCCGGGAAGTAGTCGATCGACTCGAAGGCGGCTCCAGTTCGTTCTGA
- a CDS encoding Mut7-C RNAse domain-containing protein → MSGDERQPALLLDTMLGKLGTYLRMCGYDAAYASSRGVEDDHEILALAETEGRTVVTRDVALARRAPEAVLIESRDTVDQLREFRDAGFGLELEDEPSRCGACNAPLARVAPEEPTPDYAPEPDYEAVWRCRECGQHFWRGSHWDDVAATLSEL, encoded by the coding sequence ATGTCGGGAGACGAACGGCAGCCGGCGCTGTTGCTAGACACGATGCTCGGGAAGCTCGGGACGTATCTGCGGATGTGTGGGTACGACGCCGCCTACGCGTCGAGTCGCGGCGTCGAGGACGACCACGAGATACTCGCGCTCGCCGAGACGGAAGGCCGAACGGTCGTCACCAGAGACGTCGCCCTCGCAAGACGAGCCCCCGAGGCGGTCCTGATCGAGTCCCGTGATACAGTCGATCAGTTGCGGGAGTTCCGCGACGCAGGATTCGGGCTCGAACTCGAAGACGAGCCCTCGCGATGCGGTGCCTGCAACGCCCCGTTGGCAAGGGTCGCGCCGGAGGAGCCCACGCCGGACTACGCCCCGGAGCCCGACTACGAGGCCGTTTGGCGTTGTCGGGAGTGCGGCCAGCACTTCTGGCGCGGGAGTCACTGGGACGACGTCGCGGCGACGCTTTCGGAGCTGTAG
- a CDS encoding DUF5787 family protein, producing MDPDSEFVFELQVCQWAERSWPPGRARSDPIVVARQLGTKRRRWDTIVIEADPDALRERARFGHARLDSDLLDVLQYAPEEWAWYRDALPDPGYPWRYVRESIHRAADRDILETRTRGNRLQIRRRWTYPDWVKRIIAIENKPDLDASAARVLGEQLQRDVAVGLADEVWVATADDEDEPTRALLEDIPVEAGIVLVDGAGASVLWRPRSLSPDEPGTRIEQRPDGGGRDASAARFSYVDPDWKRAKRLAIAERAYERGFRSYAETMRPDCRHFELRDVPAGFVPYCGAKECHQTASACHGSCREYEPEPPAWRTRGWPIDGGPGAGIKRLLDRQRLRRRPGLGRHDK from the coding sequence GTGGACCCGGACAGCGAGTTCGTCTTCGAGTTGCAGGTCTGCCAGTGGGCCGAGCGATCCTGGCCGCCCGGTCGGGCGCGCAGTGATCCGATCGTCGTCGCCCGACAGCTCGGCACGAAACGGCGCCGCTGGGATACGATCGTGATCGAAGCCGATCCGGACGCGCTTCGCGAGCGTGCTCGGTTCGGACACGCGCGCCTGGACTCGGACCTGCTTGACGTACTCCAGTATGCGCCTGAGGAGTGGGCGTGGTATCGCGACGCTCTGCCCGATCCCGGCTATCCGTGGCGGTACGTTCGGGAGTCGATCCACCGCGCCGCGGACCGCGATATCCTCGAGACGCGAACGCGGGGGAATCGTCTGCAGATCCGGCGACGGTGGACCTATCCGGACTGGGTCAAGCGGATCATCGCGATCGAGAACAAACCGGACCTGGACGCCAGTGCCGCGCGCGTGCTGGGCGAACAACTTCAGCGGGATGTCGCCGTCGGCCTGGCCGACGAGGTGTGGGTGGCGACAGCGGACGACGAGGACGAGCCAACGCGTGCGCTGCTGGAGGACATCCCGGTCGAGGCGGGAATCGTGCTCGTCGACGGGGCCGGCGCCAGCGTGCTCTGGCGGCCGCGGTCGCTGTCGCCGGACGAACCGGGCACCCGGATCGAGCAGCGCCCGGACGGTGGCGGCCGCGACGCGTCCGCCGCCCGGTTTTCGTACGTCGACCCCGACTGGAAGCGAGCGAAGCGACTGGCGATCGCCGAGCGGGCCTACGAACGCGGGTTCCGGTCGTACGCCGAGACGATGCGGCCGGACTGTCGACACTTCGAGTTGCGTGACGTTCCGGCCGGGTTCGTGCCCTACTGTGGGGCCAAAGAGTGCCATCAGACCGCCAGCGCCTGTCACGGCAGCTGTCGGGAGTACGAGCCCGAACCGCCTGCCTGGCGGACACGTGGCTGGCCGATCGACGGCGGGCCGGGTGCGGGTATCAAGCGACTGCTCGACCGTCAGCGACTGCGGCGGCGGCCGGGACTCGGTAGACACGACAAGTAA
- a CDS encoding rhomboid family intramembrane serine protease gives MATCDVCGKQTNMPYQCRHCGGTFCADHRLPENHDCPGLDDWGDPDGVFDSGFDTSVDASSTGSGGLADRLGIDAGPGSFLGYFRGNMTYVFLGAMWLTFIFQAIVATIGGSELHRFLFVLTPQHPEYVWTWVTSIFAHGSFGHIAVNSIVIFFFGRLVEDYIGSRDFSALFIASGAIAGLGQVALQIYEGLGAAPGWGGVVGASGAGLAIMGVLTVLNPNLRVYLYFLIPVPIWILTAGFALLSAVGIFGVQTGLTGGNVANLAHLLGLVIGLVYGQRVKNRVRTPNQLRFGGGGPGGPGGPGGPGRRRGPF, from the coding sequence ATGGCGACCTGCGACGTGTGTGGCAAGCAGACGAACATGCCGTATCAGTGCCGCCACTGCGGCGGGACGTTCTGTGCCGATCATCGCCTGCCGGAGAATCACGACTGTCCGGGACTCGACGACTGGGGCGATCCCGACGGCGTCTTCGATAGCGGCTTCGATACCAGCGTCGACGCGTCGAGTACCGGCTCCGGCGGGCTGGCCGACCGGCTCGGAATCGACGCCGGGCCAGGTAGTTTCCTCGGGTACTTCCGGGGGAACATGACCTACGTCTTCCTCGGGGCGATGTGGCTCACGTTCATTTTCCAGGCAATCGTAGCGACCATTGGCGGTTCCGAACTCCATCGGTTCCTGTTCGTGCTAACCCCGCAACATCCCGAATACGTCTGGACGTGGGTAACGTCGATCTTCGCGCACGGGAGCTTCGGTCACATTGCGGTCAACAGCATCGTGATTTTCTTCTTCGGTCGGCTCGTCGAGGACTACATCGGGTCCCGTGACTTCAGTGCCCTGTTCATCGCGAGTGGCGCGATAGCCGGACTCGGACAGGTCGCCCTCCAGATATACGAGGGGCTTGGTGCCGCTCCAGGATGGGGCGGCGTCGTTGGGGCCAGCGGAGCCGGCCTCGCAATTATGGGTGTACTGACGGTACTCAACCCCAACCTGCGCGTGTATCTCTATTTCTTGATCCCGGTCCCGATCTGGATTCTCACCGCGGGGTTTGCGCTTCTGAGTGCAGTTGGAATCTTCGGCGTCCAAACCGGTCTCACGGGCGGAAACGTCGCTAACCTGGCACATCTGCTTGGACTGGTGATTGGACTTGTCTACGGTCAGCGAGTGAAAAACCGAGTACGCACGCCGAACCAGCTCCGCTTTGGCGGTGGTGGGCCCGGCGGTCCGGGTGGCCCGGGCGGTCCCGGTCGGCGCCGCGGCCCGTTCTGA
- the polX gene encoding DNA polymerase/3'-5' exonuclease PolX, translated as MTRNDAVADRLAEMADRLDAMDVEYKPRAYRRAAENVREHPEPIERLASEGEDVVGEIDGVGDAIASKIVEYVETGSIDELEDLREELPVEIDALTSVEGVGPKTVGTLYEALEIRTLDDLEDAAEAGEIQAVKGFGAKTEQNILEGIEFARQAHERQLLGEAVPLGEAARSYLADQPSVESVEVAGSLRRWKPTIGDVDVLVGSDDGESAIEAFTDWDHAETVIEAGGTKASLRVGSVRVDLRVVAPEEFGAALQYFTGSRDHNVALRNRAIERELKMNEYGVFDVSEVDEPDAGQRVGERVAGETEESMYAALELPLVPPELREGRGEIEAAAAGELPDLLAEGDVRGDLHTHTDWSDGDNSIAEMIEAAAAFGHDYVAITDHATGPGMVGGVGVDDETLRDQIGEIRAAADDVDIEVFAGVEANVGEDGSISVADDVLAELDLVVASPHAALSGDGTDRLIAAAEHPQVDIIGHPTGRYLNRRPGLNIEYDRLAAAAAEAGTALEVNANPRRLDLGGQAVRAAVEAGATIVIDTDAHRPDSYEYIRYGVHTARRGWAEADDVLNTRDAGGIRGFLD; from the coding sequence ATGACCCGCAACGACGCCGTCGCCGATCGGCTGGCGGAGATGGCCGATCGGCTCGACGCGATGGACGTCGAGTACAAGCCCCGGGCCTACCGTCGGGCGGCCGAGAACGTCCGCGAACATCCCGAACCGATCGAGCGCCTCGCGAGCGAGGGCGAAGACGTCGTCGGAGAGATCGACGGCGTGGGCGACGCCATCGCGTCGAAGATCGTCGAGTACGTCGAGACCGGGTCGATCGACGAACTCGAAGACCTCCGCGAGGAGCTGCCCGTCGAGATCGACGCGCTGACCAGCGTCGAGGGGGTCGGTCCGAAGACCGTCGGCACGCTCTACGAGGCCCTGGAGATCCGGACGCTGGATGACCTCGAAGACGCCGCGGAGGCGGGCGAGATCCAGGCGGTCAAAGGCTTCGGCGCGAAGACCGAACAGAACATCCTGGAGGGGATCGAGTTCGCCAGGCAGGCCCACGAGCGACAGTTACTGGGCGAGGCCGTCCCGCTCGGGGAGGCCGCGCGGTCGTATCTCGCCGACCAGCCGTCCGTCGAAAGCGTCGAAGTCGCGGGATCGCTACGGCGCTGGAAACCGACGATCGGCGACGTCGACGTGCTGGTCGGCAGCGACGACGGCGAGAGCGCCATCGAGGCGTTCACCGACTGGGACCACGCCGAGACGGTGATCGAGGCCGGCGGGACGAAAGCGAGCCTGCGCGTCGGGTCGGTCCGGGTCGATCTCCGGGTCGTCGCACCCGAGGAGTTCGGAGCTGCACTCCAGTATTTCACCGGGAGTCGCGATCACAACGTCGCGCTACGCAACAGGGCGATCGAGCGCGAGCTGAAGATGAACGAGTACGGCGTCTTCGACGTGTCAGAAGTCGACGAGCCGGACGCCGGACAGCGCGTCGGCGAGCGGGTCGCCGGCGAGACCGAGGAGTCGATGTACGCGGCGCTGGAGCTGCCGCTCGTGCCGCCGGAGCTGCGGGAAGGACGTGGCGAGATTGAGGCCGCGGCGGCGGGCGAACTGCCGGACCTACTTGCGGAGGGAGACGTTCGCGGGGACCTTCACACGCACACGGACTGGTCGGACGGCGACAACTCAATCGCGGAGATGATCGAGGCCGCGGCGGCGTTCGGTCACGACTACGTCGCGATCACCGACCACGCCACCGGTCCGGGGATGGTCGGCGGCGTCGGGGTCGACGACGAGACGCTACGCGACCAGATCGGGGAGATCCGGGCCGCTGCCGACGACGTCGACATCGAGGTCTTTGCGGGCGTGGAGGCCAACGTCGGCGAGGACGGCTCGATTTCGGTTGCGGATGACGTGCTCGCCGAACTGGATCTGGTCGTCGCGTCGCCCCACGCGGCCCTGTCCGGCGACGGGACGGACCGGTTGATCGCCGCAGCCGAACACCCCCAGGTCGACATCATCGGGCACCCGACGGGGCGGTATCTCAACCGCCGCCCGGGGCTGAATATCGAATACGACCGGCTGGCCGCAGCAGCGGCCGAGGCGGGGACGGCACTCGAGGTCAACGCCAATCCGCGGCGACTCGACCTCGGCGGACAGGCCGTTCGCGCAGCGGTCGAGGCCGGCGCGACGATCGTGATCGATACGGACGCCCATCGGCCTGACAGCTACGAGTACATTCGCTACGGGGTCCACACCGCACGTCGCGGCTGGGCCGAGGCGGACGACGTACTCAACACGCGCGATGCCGGCGGGATCAGGGGGTTCCTGGACTGA
- a CDS encoding PHP domain-containing protein, with the protein MTATEGTRVDLHVKVLDEDICERAKARGLDVLVYAPHFTRWPTIEQRAAAYSDEELTVVPGREIFTGPWHDRRHVLALDLDAPIPDFVTLEGAMDELHRQDATVLAPHPTFLTVSLDRTRLEKYRDLIDAVEAYNPKHLPWHNRRAQSLASELDLPAFTSSYAHLPGTVGEVWTTFDAEIGDESALVAALKGGTPRRLFHRSGYGHRARKLFEFSHLGYENTWKKIDRVVLSDMEATHPGHVAYGGQFDDIRVV; encoded by the coding sequence GTGACAGCGACAGAGGGAACCCGCGTCGACCTGCACGTCAAGGTGCTTGACGAGGACATCTGCGAACGGGCGAAAGCCCGCGGTCTGGACGTGCTAGTGTACGCGCCGCATTTCACGCGCTGGCCGACGATCGAACAGCGGGCAGCGGCCTACAGTGACGAGGAGTTGACCGTCGTGCCGGGCCGGGAGATCTTCACCGGACCGTGGCACGACCGACGGCACGTGCTGGCGCTCGATCTCGACGCGCCGATCCCGGACTTCGTCACGCTTGAGGGAGCGATGGACGAACTACACCGTCAGGACGCGACCGTCCTCGCGCCACATCCGACGTTTCTGACGGTCAGTCTCGACCGCACGCGACTCGAAAAGTATCGCGATCTGATCGATGCGGTTGAGGCGTACAACCCCAAACACCTGCCGTGGCACAACCGGCGCGCACAGTCGCTGGCAAGCGAACTCGACCTGCCGGCGTTCACCTCGTCGTATGCGCATCTCCCGGGGACCGTCGGGGAAGTGTGGACGACCTTCGACGCGGAAATCGGGGACGAATCGGCGCTCGTGGCGGCACTCAAAGGCGGGACCCCCCGACGACTCTTCCACCGATCGGGATACGGACACCGGGCTCGGAAACTGTTCGAGTTCTCCCATCTGGGCTACGAGAACACCTGGAAGAAGATCGATCGGGTCGTGTTATCCGACATGGAGGCGACCCATCCCGGTCACGTCGCTTACGGCGGTCAGTTCGACGACATCCGGGTCGTCTAG
- a CDS encoding alpha/beta fold hydrolase has product MKLRSVLAAGVGGLGLAAASNRLLQANADDLEPPLPGGRRSYRWRGFDVGYTKAGDPEDPQLVLVHGINAAGTSREFETIFESLAKEYHVIAPDLPGFGTSDRPPLLYSAPLYEQFLLDFLGDLTDEPTVVASGLSGAYATLAAREVDVSELVLLCPTDTTMGGRGERTWVRSLLRSPLVGQALFNALVSKPSMRHFHADHGYYDMDNLTEARLDYEWHSAHQDGARFAPASFLGGFLDPEQSLEAELPDVDAPVTLVWGRDASTTPLEAGRSLADAVDAKLVVFDEANLLPHVEHPEQFVELLLEE; this is encoded by the coding sequence ATGAAGCTTCGAAGCGTCCTCGCCGCCGGCGTCGGTGGTCTCGGCCTCGCCGCCGCGAGCAACCGTCTCTTGCAAGCGAACGCCGACGATCTGGAGCCCCCGCTGCCCGGCGGCCGCCGATCGTATCGCTGGCGCGGGTTCGACGTCGGCTACACGAAAGCGGGCGACCCGGAGGACCCACAGCTCGTGTTGGTCCACGGGATCAACGCTGCTGGGACCAGCCGCGAGTTCGAGACCATTTTCGAGTCGCTGGCCAAGGAGTACCACGTCATCGCGCCGGACCTGCCCGGGTTCGGCACCTCCGATCGGCCGCCGCTTCTGTACTCGGCACCGCTGTACGAGCAGTTCCTCCTGGACTTCCTCGGGGACTTGACCGACGAGCCGACCGTCGTCGCGTCGGGCCTCTCCGGGGCGTACGCGACTCTCGCCGCGAGAGAAGTCGACGTGTCGGAGCTGGTGTTGCTCTGTCCGACCGATACGACGATGGGCGGCAGAGGCGAGCGTACCTGGGTGCGGTCGCTTCTACGCTCGCCGCTGGTCGGGCAGGCGCTGTTCAACGCCCTCGTCAGCAAGCCCTCGATGCGCCATTTCCACGCCGATCACGGCTACTACGACATGGACAACCTCACCGAAGCGCGACTCGATTACGAGTGGCACTCGGCCCACCAGGATGGCGCCCGGTTCGCCCCGGCGTCGTTCCTCGGCGGGTTCCTCGATCCCGAACAGTCGCTCGAAGCGGAACTACCGGACGTCGACGCCCCCGTGACGCTCGTCTGGGGCCGGGACGCCTCGACGACGCCACTGGAGGCTGGACGGTCACTCGCGGACGCCGTCGACGCGAAGCTGGTCGTCTTCGACGAGGCGAACCTCCTCCCGCACGTCGAACACCCCGAGCAGTTCGTCGAGCTACTCCTCGAAGAATAG
- a CDS encoding bis(5'-nucleosyl)-tetraphosphatase has protein sequence MIEATSAGAILFRDTRGRREYLLLKSRPGDWEFPKGGVEGDEELQQTAIREVTEEASIEEFRLIDGFREDYDYIFEADGNTIHKTVHLFIAKSYEASAELSNEHRDLQWRDYEQAINTVTQDGPREILEEAHEFLNEKGAEGEL, from the coding sequence ATGATAGAGGCCACGAGCGCGGGAGCGATCCTCTTTCGCGATACGCGTGGCCGTCGTGAATACCTCCTGTTGAAGAGCCGGCCCGGCGACTGGGAGTTCCCCAAAGGCGGGGTCGAAGGCGACGAGGAGTTACAGCAGACGGCCATCCGAGAAGTGACAGAAGAAGCAAGCATCGAGGAGTTCCGACTCATCGACGGGTTCCGCGAGGATTACGATTACATCTTCGAGGCGGACGGCAACACCATCCACAAGACCGTTCACCTGTTCATCGCCAAGTCCTACGAGGCGAGTGCGGAACTCTCAAACGAACACCGGGACCTGCAGTGGCGTGATTACGAGCAGGCGATAAACACCGTCACGCAGGACGGTCCGCGTGAGATTCTCGAAGAGGCCCACGAGTTCCTCAACGAGAAAGGGGCCGAGGGCGAACTCTAG